From Alkalinema sp. FACHB-956:
CTTGGCCCAAGCCCAACGCCATAATCAAGTTCTGGCCCAAGCCACCGGGCGCAAATATGCACTCCTGATTGGGATTAATCAGTATGCCGATCCCAAGATCAATAACTTACAGGGCTGTTTGAGTGATGTGGCAATGCAGTACAACTTACTGCGCTATCGCTATGGTTTTGCACCGGAAAATATCCGGATACTGACCGATGAAACGCCGGAAAAGCCAACCCGCGCCAATATTCTGCGTGCGTTTGAAGAACATTTAATTGCCCAGGTTAAACCGGGAGATATTGCCATCTTCCATTACTCCGGCCACGGGGGGTTGATGCGCGATCCCCACCCGATCGATCCTAAAAATCCCATCAATGGAACATTAATCCCCATGGATTGTTCGCTAGACAATCGCAATGACATCATGGGGCGGACGATCTTCCTGCTGAGTAAGCAGATCCAAACCGATGCCTTTACGATGGTGCTCGACAGTTGCCATTCCGGAGGCGGAACCCGAGGCAACAGCACAGTACGCGCCCTGCGGGTGAGCCGATCGGATGAACCGATCGCCAACCCTAGCCGTGAGGAATTAGCCTACCAAAAGGGGCAACGCGAAAAGCTGGGACTTTCGGAAGCTGAGCTGACTAAGTTGCGTCGTGCAGGCATTGCGAAAGGGGTCGCGATCGGCTCTGCCAAAAAAGAACAACTGGCCGTCGATGCAAAATTTGCAGGATTCCATGCGGGGGCATTAACCTATTTGCTCACCCGTTATCTCTGGCAAAATCCCACAGCGGAACCGTTGCAGGATACCTTTGGGCGGTTGGCGTTGATTACCCGCGAGGTAGCTGCGGACTCTAACAATCCCCAGGAACCGATTAAGGAAGTTGCGCCAGGAAAGCGGTTTGATGCCCAACCTGTTTATCAAATCAAGGCCGATCGTCCCAATGCGGAAGGGGTTGTCACCAAAGTAACGGAAAAAGTAACGGAAAATCAGCCAATCGAATTTTGGTTAGGGGGCGTTTCTTCCAATAGCCTCGAAGCTTACCAACCCGGTAGCCTATTTAGTGTGCTGGATAACCAAGGTAAAGTGGTTGGAGAAATTGAACAAACGGGGTTAGCGGGCTTAGTGGGCTACGGTGTGCTGAAACAGGGCGATCGACCTCAGGTTGGTAGCCTTCTGCGGGAAAAACTGCGTCAGATCCCGAGCGATCGTCCGCTTCAGGTTGCCCTTAGCCCCGAGATCATTGCCAATCGTGCGGAACTGCAAGCGGAACTGGCCAAAGTCTCCAATCTCCAAATTGTGGAGGTGGAGAAGCTCAGCAGTGGTGGGGTGATTATTGGGCCACTGACGGCAGACATTCGCCAGGAAGCCTCTACAAGGGGCATGACTATCAGTCAGCCACCGGGGAGTATTGGCTTGCTGACGGCGACGGAAGGGGCGATCGCGGGGAGTTTCGGCAAGTTGGATGAATCGCCCCAGAGCATTGTCAATCGGCTGCGTCCCCAACTGAAGTCATTACTGGCCCGTCAGTTTCTGCAATCTGTCCTGAATGGCAATACCTCGCAGCTCAAGGTGGATGTGGCGCTGAAA
This genomic window contains:
- a CDS encoding caspase family protein, which produces MNKLRRRHFLQFSGATLASIGLSQWDFLAQAQRHNQVLAQATGRKYALLIGINQYADPKINNLQGCLSDVAMQYNLLRYRYGFAPENIRILTDETPEKPTRANILRAFEEHLIAQVKPGDIAIFHYSGHGGLMRDPHPIDPKNPINGTLIPMDCSLDNRNDIMGRTIFLLSKQIQTDAFTMVLDSCHSGGGTRGNSTVRALRVSRSDEPIANPSREELAYQKGQREKLGLSEAELTKLRRAGIAKGVAIGSAKKEQLAVDAKFAGFHAGALTYLLTRYLWQNPTAEPLQDTFGRLALITREVAADSNNPQEPIKEVAPGKRFDAQPVYQIKADRPNAEGVVTKVTEKVTENQPIEFWLGGVSSNSLEAYQPGSLFSVLDNQGKVVGEIEQTGLAGLVGYGVLKQGDRPQVGSLLREKLRQIPSDRPLQVALSPEIIANRAELQAELAKVSNLQIVEVEKLSSGGVIIGPLTADIRQEASTRGMTISQPPGSIGLLTATEGAIAGSFGKLDESPQSIVNRLRPQLKSLLARQFLQSVLNGNTSQLKVDVALKKETGEDIQVLAKANSRSLHTRQPAKPLKAGSEFTIHVTNQESVPIYMAAISIGDTGELVILHPIDWTSPESAALVEKGKTAKAEIEIEESPGFFEIVVVTSARPLRDMLRGLQQIAAARGISGRSVLPFDQGSRSAGESDDTVVESARNLTRDLTRGFRPKTGAAERRGLDPQQSGVFSTVLQVVR